Genomic DNA from Sphingobium sp. WTD-1:
TCTGCTGCAGGAGTTTGTCGACGCCTATAATACGCTGATGAAGGCGCTGAACACGTCGACCTCGACCGGTACGGATTCGTCGACCGCGGGCGTACTCAATGGCGTGTCAGCGGTGCGCGACATGAAGTCGCAGCTCTCGAAGATCACCTCGACCCAGCTGGCTTCGACCGGCAGCTACAAGACGCTGGCCGATATCGGCATCGGGACCAATCGCGACGGCACGCTGACGCTTAACACCGACACGCTGGACAAGGCGCTGGCCGCCGACCCGGCGGGCATCACCAAGATGCTCAATCCCGCCAAGTCGACCGCCGACAATCTGGGCCTATCGGGCCTGATGGACAGCGTGCGCGACAATATCGAGCTGGAAAACGGCCCGATCAAGGCGGCGCAGGACCGTTATGAGAAGCTGGCCGACAGCCTGACCGAACAGCTCGAAAAGCTGGACGAGGACATGGCCGACTATGAGACGCGCCTGACTTCCATCTATTCGGCAATGCAGACCAAGCTGTCTGCGCTCAACGCAACCCAAAGCTATCTCCAGCAGCAGATCGATGCCTGGAACAAGAGTGACAGTTAATCGGGGACTTAGAAAACATGTTCTATAATCACAGCTTTGCGGGTTCGGCAGCGGCACGGCGCTATGCGGCGGTGCATTCTGGCAGCCGGATCGAGGGCGCCACGCCCCACGCGCTGGTCAAGATCCTGTTCGACGAACTGCTGATCGCGCTCGATGCCACGGCGCTGGCCGAACGCAATGGCGACCGGTTGAAGGTATCCGACAAGCAGGCACGGGCCATGTCGATCCTGTTCGCGCTGGAAGCCAGCCTGGACTTCGACAAGGGCGGAGAAGTCGCCACCGGTCTGGCGCGTATCTATCGCGAAGCTCGCCGCCTGTTGCTGGTCAGCGCCAAGGAACATGATGCCGAACCGGTCGAGCGCGCGCGCGCGATGGTTGGCGAGATTGCCGATGCCTGGAACCAGATCGGCCAGCCCTGAAGATCAGTCCAGGTCGACCTGACTGGCCCGGTTGCGGGGTTGCACCCCCTTCCGGCCGTCTGTATAGGCGGCACTCGCACAAGGGCGGCCCGGCGGGGGTCGCCTTTTTGCGTTATATCCAATGCGCACGGACGCGCAGCATCAACCCAGAAAGGGAAGGCACATGTCGATTACGCCGCTCATGCCCGTTTACCCCCGGTGCGATGTGCGTCCGGTCCGAGGCGAGGGCTGCTACCTGATCGGGGAGCGCGGCGAGCGCTATCTCGACTTTGCCAGCGGCATCGCCGTCAATCTGCTGGGCCATGGCCACCCCAAGCTGGTGAAGACCATTGCCGATCAGGCTGCGACGCTGATGCATATCTCCAACCTCTACGGTTCGCCGCTGGGGGAGGAATTTGCGCAGAAGCTGGTCGATAACAGCTTTGCCGATACCGTCTTCTTCACCAACTCGGGTGCCGAAGCGGTCGAGTGCGCGATCAAGACCGCGCGCCGCTATCACTATGCCAATGGTGAAGCGCACCGGCACAAGATCATCAGCTTCGACAACGCCTTCCACGGCCGCACGCTGGGCACCATTTCGGCGACCAGCCAGCCCAAGATGCGCGATGGATTCGAGCCGCTGCTGCCCGGTTTCCAGGTCGTGCCCTTCAACGATCTCGACGCGGCGCTGGCGGCGATCGACGACAACACCGCCGGCTTCCTTCTGGAACCGGTGCAGGGTGAGGGCGGCGTCACTCCGGCGACCCAGGAATTCCTGGCCGGCCTGCGCAATGCCTGCGACGAGCATGGCCTGCTGCTGATCCTGGACGAGGTGCAGTGCGGCTATGCCCGTACCGGCAGCTTCTTCGCCCATGAACAATATGGCGTGACGCCGGACATCATGGCCGTGGCCAAGGGCATCGGCGCGGGCTTCCCGCTCGGCGCCTGCCTCGCCACCGAGGAAGCGGCCAAGGGCATGGTGTTCGGCACCCATGGCTCCACCTATGGCGGCAACCCGCTCGCCATGGCGGTGGGCATCGCGGTGCTGGAAGAGGTGCTGGCCGATGGTTTTCTGGACCATGTGACGGCGATGGGTGCGCGCCTACGCTCTGCCCTGGAGCAGATGATTCCGAACCATGACGACATGTTCGAGGATGTGCGCGGCATGGGGCTGATGCTGGGCGTCAAGATGAAGGACGCCTATGACGCGCGCGCCTTTGTCGGCCATCTGCGCGACCATCATGGCTTCCTGTCGGTGTCGGCGGGCCAGAATGTGCTGCGCATCCTGCCGCCGCTCGTCATCGACGAAAGCCACATTGCCGAGTGCATCGAGAAGATTTCCGCCGGTGCGCGGAGCTTCGCGGACGCCAAGGCGGCCTGACCATATATTGCCCCGTTCGTGCTGAGTAGGGGCTGAGCAACGTCGAAGCCCCGTATCGAAGCATCCTTCGATACGCCATTTCGACTTCGCTCAATGGCTACTCAGGACGAACGGTGGTTGGAAGCGGGGAAAACTTCCAGTGACCAAGCATTTCCTGAATCTCACCGATGCGGGCGGCGACGCGATCGCCGCGATGATCGCTGACGCCATCGACCGCAAGGCGGCACGCGCGGGCAAGCCCAAGGGCTGGGGCGACGCCGATGCGCCGCTCGCCGGTCACACGCTGGCGATGATCTTCGAAAAGAACAGCACGCGCACCCGCGTCAGCTTCGACATGGCGATCCGCCAGCTGGGCGGCAATTCGCTGATCCTGGACGGCGCGACCAGTCAGTTGGGACGCGGCGAGACCGTCGCCGACACGGCGCGCGTGCTCAGCCGCATGGCCGACGTGATCATGATCCGCACCGACGATCATGCCAAGATCGAGGAAATGGCGGAATATGCCAGCGTCCCGGTCATCAATGGCCTGACCGACCTGTCACATCCCTGCCAGATCGTCGCCGACCTGCTGACCGTGGTCGAACATGGCCTGGCGTTGCCGGGCAGCCAATGGGCTTGGCTGGGCGACGGCAACAACGTCCTCCACTCGATCGTCGAGGCGGCGGGCCTGATGAAGTTCGACGTGCGCATGGGCATCCCTGAGGGCTATGATCCCGATCCGTCCTTTGCCACCGCAGCGCAGGCAGCGGGTTCGACCATCACCCTGACTCGCGACGCGGCGCAGGCCGTGGCCGGCGCCGACGTCGTGGTCACCGACACCTGGATCTCCATGGGCCAGGCCCATGCCGAGGCGAAGCTGGCGGCGATGATGCCCTATCAGGTGACGCCGGAACTGATGGCGGGCGCCAAGGCGGACGCCAAATTCCTCCACTGCCTGCCCGCCCATCGCGGCGAGGAAGTGGTCGAGGCGGTGATCGACGGTCCGCAGTCGCTGATCTGGGACGAGGCGGAGAACCGCATCCATGCCCAGAAGTCGGTTCTGCTCTGGGCGCTTGGAAAGCTGTAAGCTCACCCTATATTCGGGCGAAATTTTCCGTTCGCCCTGAAAGATGACGGGGCCTGTCCTGCGCTGGGAAGCGGAGGACAGGCCCTCGCGGCTTTCGGGGCGGGTGGATCGGAAGGAAATATCGTGACCAGTTCCAATGTCGATCAGGCTCTTGGCTTCACCATCCCCTCGCGCCATGTGCGTGGCCGTTTCGTGCGGCTGGGGCCGGTGCTGGACCAGGTGCTGTCCGCCCATGCCTATCCCCTGGCGATCGAGCGGGTGCTGGCGTCCTCGCTGGTGCTGGGCGCGCTGCTCGGCAGCCTGCTCAAGGATGCCGGCGGCCAACTGACCCTGCAGGCGCAGACCGAAAATGGCGTCGTCAGCCTGCTGGTGGCTGACTACAAGGGTGGCGAACTGCGCGGCTATGCCAAGTTCGATGCCGAGCGGCTGGCGGAAATCGGCAGCGATCCGACCCTGTTCGGCCTGTTCGGCAAGGGCTATCTGGCGATCACCTTCGACCAGGCGGCGACCGGGGAGCGCTATCAGGGCATTGTGCCGCTGGACGGATCGTCGCTGGCCGAGGCGGCGGAGCATTATTTCTTCCAGTCCGAACAGATTCCCAGCATCGTCCAGATCGCGACCCGGCATGAGCCGGGCGAAGGCTGCGTCGCGGCGGGCCTGCTGCTCCAGCATCTGCCCGAGGGCGAAGTGGGGCGCGAGCGCCTGCATGTGCGCCACGATCATCCCGAATGGGAACATGTGCAGGCACTGGCCGGCACGCTACGCGACGAGGAACTGACCGATCTCGACCTGCCGCTGACCGACATCGCCTGGCGTCTGTTCCATGAGGAGGAAGAGGTGCGCGTCACCGAAACGACGGCGCTCGCCAAGGGCTGTCGCTGTGACCTTGCCCATATTCGCGATGTGATCGGCCGTTTCCCGGCGGACGAACGGGTGGCGATGGCGGACGAGAAGGGCATTGTCGGCGTCGATTGCGCCTTCTGCTCGCGGCTGTTCCCGCTCGCGCTGGACAGTTTCGTTACCCATTGAAAGCCGGCGTGGGGCAATTGCGGCAGGGCCGTCCGTCCCGCGCTATCAAATTGCCGCAATTGCGCGGCACAACAGAATGAAGCATGGCGCCGCTCCCCGGCGCCAATGGCAAGGTCTGGACGCAAGATGGCAAGGCTGGGGCTGCAGGCGCTTGGCGCCACGGCGGCAATGATGATGGCAAGCTGGGTCGGGGCGGCGAACGCGCCGCAACTGGCTGCGCTCGCCAAGCTGGAAACGGGCGAATGGGAATTGCGCCTGCGCGACGATCCGTCCGCGCCGCCCCGCCGCCTGTGCGTGACGATGCCGCATCAGTTGCTGGAGCCGGCCAATGCTGGCCCTGGCTGCAAGCGGTTCGTGGTCAGCGACGCGCCAGGCGCTGCCACCGTGACCTTCGATTGCGGGGTGGCCGGCAATGCCCGCACCGACTTGCGCGTCGAAACGCCGCGCCTCATCCAGATACGATCGCAGGGGATCAGCGACGGCGCGCCCTTTTCCAACATGGTCGAAGGGCGCCATGTCGGGGCATGCCGCTGACCGGCAGCCCCCTTGCACTGCAACATAACGAGGTTTAGCGCAGCATCATGGTTGCACAGAATGGAAAATTCGCCGTCGTCCTGCTTTCCGGCGGGCTGGATTCAATGGTCGCGGGCGGGCTTGCGCGTGAAGCGGGCTATCGCGTCCTGGCGCTGACGATCGACTATAATCAGCGCCATCGCGTCGAACTGCGCGCCGCGGCCAAGGTCGCGACGGCGCTCAATGCCATGTCGCACATCGTGCTGCCGCTCGACCTCACGGCCTTTGGCGGGTCGGCGCTGACCGCCGACATCGAAGTGCCCAAGGGCGGCGTGGGCGACGAAATCCCCGTCACCTATGTGCCGGCGCGCAACACCATTTTCCTGTCGCTGACGCTGGGCCTCGCTGAAGTGGCGTCGGCCAGCGACATCTATATCGGCGTCAATGCGCTTGACTATTCGGGCTATCCCGACTGCCGTCCCGAATTTATCGACGCGTTCCAGAAGATGGCGACGCTGGCGACCAAGGCGGGGGTCGAGGGCCATCCGATCCGCATCAACACGCCGCTGCAGTTCATGACCAAGGCAGACATCGTGCGCGAGGCGCATCGCCTGGGCCTGGATGCCGGGCTCAGCTGGTCCTGCTATGATCCGACGCCCGACAACAAGCATTGCGGCCTGTGCGACAGTTGCCGCCTGCGCTCGAAGGGCTTCGAGGAAGCGGGGCTGCCCGATCCCACCGTCTATGCGACGCGTCCCGGAAAGGCCTGACACATGACCTATGCGGTCAAGGAAATGTTCCTGACCCTGCAGGGCGAAGGCGTGCAGGCGGGGCGGCGCGCGGTATTTCTGCGCTTTACCGGCTGCAACCTGTGGAGCGGGCGCGAGCAGGACCGGCGCGATGCCGTCTGCCGCTTCTGCGACACCGATTTCGTCGGCACCGATGGTGATGGCGGCGGCAAGTTCGCGACCGCCGACGCGCTCGCCGATGCGGCATTGGCCTTCTGGGGCGAGGGGGAAGGCCCCTATATCGTCCTGACCGGTGGCGAGCCGATGCTTCAGGTGGACGATGCGCTGATCGACGCGCTCCACGCCCGTGGCTTCACCATCGCGATCGAAAGCAACGGCACCTTGCCGGCGCATCCGGGCATCGACTGGGTCTGCATCAGCCCCAAGGCGGGCAGCGACGTGGTCCAGGTGAAGGGCAATGAGCTGAAGCTGGTCTGGCCGCAGCCCGATGGCGGCCACAGCCTGGCCGATGTCGAGGCGATGGAGGGCTGGGGCTTCGACCATCTGCTGGTCCAGCCGCTCGACGATGCCCATGCCGTAGACAATGCCCGCGCGGCCATCGATCTGGTGATGGCCCGGCCGCGCTGGCGGCTGACGGTGCAGGCCCATAAATATCTGGGCCTGCGTTAAGCGTCTGTCAGATCAGGGCTGGACGCCCGCCTTCTGGTTCCACTGCTGGTGGCATTCGGGCAGCAGCACGCCCTTCTTCCAGCATTTGGCGTCGAGCGAAGGCAAAGCGAGCTGATAGTTCCAGCCCGGATCGCCATAATATTGCTCGCCGGCATGGACGAGCGACTTCTTGATCGAAGCCAGGCCCTGGCGCGCGACGACGTTGAGCTGGCCGCGATCGGCGAAGATCGCCTGGCGACCGACCGCCGCCGCCGCCTGGCAGAAGCCGCGCTGCGCCTGGACCGTCGAATAGCCCGAATAGATGCGGGTATTATACATGTCGGACGCCGACTGGCCGGGCTTGCCCTTGCCCTTGGTGCGCTGGAAATAGCCGAGCAGCGTCGCCTGCGCCGCGTCCAGTTCGGCGTCATGATGGGCGATCATGGCGTTGTAGTTGCTGACCGACAGCAGGGTCGGTTCGAACTGGCACTGCAGCGCGGCGACGTTGATCGCGGCGCGCAGGTTCCAGGTGAGGCCGGCCTTGATCTCGTCGGCCGTGGCGCCAGGCAGGCCCAGCGCGGTGGCGGCGGCCTCGTCGGTCAGGGCGGGGGCCGACATGTCGGGCGGCGACCAGAAGAATTGCGCGGCGGCCGGCTGCGCGGCGGTGAGCGACGCGGCGGCGATCGTCAGGGCGACAAAGGCCTGGCGCGAGCGAAAACGGAACGTCATTGAATAAACCCTCTCAGCCGGGGTCATGAAAGCGCGACCGCGCATCCCCCATAACGGCATCAACTATAGCGCGGCTGTCCTGGAAGTGAACGGGAAAAGCCTCACTGATCCGACACGACTTCCTCATCATTGGCTGGTGCGGTCGCATTGTTCGCCTTGGCCGGGGCAGCGGCCTTCGGTTCGGTGCGGTTTTCCGGCAGTGCCAGGCTGGTGCCCTCGCTCTGGACGCCGTCGAGATCGGTCATGGCGTCGGTGGCGGTGCCATCGACCACTTCCATATCCTTCATCTGCACCGTGTTGCCGCTCTTTTCGCCGCCACCGCCGCAGCCTGCCAGCGGCATGCAGCCGATCAACAGGGCGGCAGTCATCATCCTTGCGTCAAGGCGCATCCGGGTCTCCATAACATGGCTCAACATGCCCGGCGGCCCCCCACCTGGCGAAGTGGCGGACCCTAGCGGGCGGTCCCGCATTGCTCAAGTCCCGTGCCGTCGCCCGATCCGCAGCGCCGCAGCCGACCAAGAAAGGCGGGGAAATGCGCCTTGAGCGCGGCATCAAGGGCTTCCATCGAGGCGTTGCCGCCCAGCGCGGCGATGCTGGTCACCGGAAACTCGCTGATCCCGCACGGCACGATGCCGCCAAAATGGGACAGGTCGGGATCGACGTTGATCGAAAAGCCGTGCAGCGTCACCCAGCGACGGACGCGGATGCCCAGCGCACCGATCTTTGCCTCGCGTCCCTGCCTGTCGTCGGTCCAGATGCCGATGCGCCCTTCGGCGCGGCGGGCGGCAATGCCCAGGTCGGCAAGGGCATCGATCATCCAGCCTTCGAGATGATGGACGAAATTGCGCACATCCTTGCCGCGCTCGCGCAGGTCGATGTTGAGATAGCCGATGCGCTGGCCCGGCCCATGATAGGTGTAGCGGCCACCGCGTCCGGCATCATGGACGGGAAAACGCGGCTCGATCAGTTCGGCCGGATCGGCGCTGGTGCCCGCGGTATAGAGCGGCGGATGCTCCAGCAGCCAGACGCGCTCGCGCGCCTCGCCCTCATAAATGGCGGCGGCCCGCGCCTCCATATCGGCAAGGGCGGTCGGATAGTCGACGGGGGTGGCATCGCTGCGCCACTCGACGTCGGGAAAGGGCAGGG
This window encodes:
- the queC gene encoding 7-cyano-7-deazaguanine synthase QueC, producing MVAQNGKFAVVLLSGGLDSMVAGGLAREAGYRVLALTIDYNQRHRVELRAAAKVATALNAMSHIVLPLDLTAFGGSALTADIEVPKGGVGDEIPVTYVPARNTIFLSLTLGLAEVASASDIYIGVNALDYSGYPDCRPEFIDAFQKMATLATKAGVEGHPIRINTPLQFMTKADIVREAHRLGLDAGLSWSCYDPTPDNKHCGLCDSCRLRSKGFEEAGLPDPTVYATRPGKA
- a CDS encoding aspartate aminotransferase family protein; the encoded protein is MSITPLMPVYPRCDVRPVRGEGCYLIGERGERYLDFASGIAVNLLGHGHPKLVKTIADQAATLMHISNLYGSPLGEEFAQKLVDNSFADTVFFTNSGAEAVECAIKTARRYHYANGEAHRHKIISFDNAFHGRTLGTISATSQPKMRDGFEPLLPGFQVVPFNDLDAALAAIDDNTAGFLLEPVQGEGGVTPATQEFLAGLRNACDEHGLLLILDEVQCGYARTGSFFAHEQYGVTPDIMAVAKGIGAGFPLGACLATEEAAKGMVFGTHGSTYGGNPLAMAVGIAVLEEVLADGFLDHVTAMGARLRSALEQMIPNHDDMFEDVRGMGLMLGVKMKDAYDARAFVGHLRDHHGFLSVSAGQNVLRILPPLVIDESHIAECIEKISAGARSFADAKAA
- the argF gene encoding ornithine carbamoyltransferase; this translates as MTKHFLNLTDAGGDAIAAMIADAIDRKAARAGKPKGWGDADAPLAGHTLAMIFEKNSTRTRVSFDMAIRQLGGNSLILDGATSQLGRGETVADTARVLSRMADVIMIRTDDHAKIEEMAEYASVPVINGLTDLSHPCQIVADLLTVVEHGLALPGSQWAWLGDGNNVLHSIVEAAGLMKFDVRMGIPEGYDPDPSFATAAQAAGSTITLTRDAAQAVAGADVVVTDTWISMGQAHAEAKLAAMMPYQVTPELMAGAKADAKFLHCLPAHRGEEVVEAVIDGPQSLIWDEAENRIHAQKSVLLWALGKL
- a CDS encoding flagellar protein FliS encodes the protein MFYNHSFAGSAAARRYAAVHSGSRIEGATPHALVKILFDELLIALDATALAERNGDRLKVSDKQARAMSILFALEASLDFDKGGEVATGLARIYREARRLLLVSAKEHDAEPVERARAMVGEIADAWNQIGQP
- the lipB gene encoding lipoyl(octanoyl) transferase LipB; this encodes MTDPLPFPDVEWRSDATPVDYPTALADMEARAAAIYEGEARERVWLLEHPPLYTAGTSADPAELIEPRFPVHDAGRGGRYTYHGPGQRIGYLNIDLRERGKDVRNFVHHLEGWMIDALADLGIAARRAEGRIGIWTDDRQGREAKIGALGIRVRRWVTLHGFSINVDPDLSHFGGIVPCGISEFPVTSIAALGGNASMEALDAALKAHFPAFLGRLRRCGSGDGTGLEQCGTAR
- the queE gene encoding 7-carboxy-7-deazaguanine synthase, whose product is MTYAVKEMFLTLQGEGVQAGRRAVFLRFTGCNLWSGREQDRRDAVCRFCDTDFVGTDGDGGGKFATADALADAALAFWGEGEGPYIVLTGGEPMLQVDDALIDALHARGFTIAIESNGTLPAHPGIDWVCISPKAGSDVVQVKGNELKLVWPQPDGGHSLADVEAMEGWGFDHLLVQPLDDAHAVDNARAAIDLVMARPRWRLTVQAHKYLGLR
- a CDS encoding Hsp33 family molecular chaperone HslO; protein product: MTSSNVDQALGFTIPSRHVRGRFVRLGPVLDQVLSAHAYPLAIERVLASSLVLGALLGSLLKDAGGQLTLQAQTENGVVSLLVADYKGGELRGYAKFDAERLAEIGSDPTLFGLFGKGYLAITFDQAATGERYQGIVPLDGSSLAEAAEHYFFQSEQIPSIVQIATRHEPGEGCVAAGLLLQHLPEGEVGRERLHVRHDHPEWEHVQALAGTLRDEELTDLDLPLTDIAWRLFHEEEEVRVTETTALAKGCRCDLAHIRDVIGRFPADERVAMADEKGIVGVDCAFCSRLFPLALDSFVTH